Proteins found in one Siniperca chuatsi isolate FFG_IHB_CAS linkage group LG22, ASM2008510v1, whole genome shotgun sequence genomic segment:
- the slc16a13 gene encoding monocarboxylate transporter 13, giving the protein MTNLKPKAESQSDEAEGPDGGWGWVLVCALFISTSLVFGLMRSLGIFFVEFVQYFDESAQAISWISSTGLAAQQFFSPLGAGLCNAYDARLVVMTGGCLAGLGLILASQATCLVHLYLSMGVISGLGWGLVFTPMVATVMANFTRRRTLALGLAFSSIGLSSFAFNPLFQLLVEMYAWRGALLILGGLSLNIVPCGALIHPQRRSKAPAKVDSESRSSCAAVLHRVSSYLELSLLFERPYITYTLAVTLLNVGYFVPYFHLVAHSRQAGFSEYQAAFVMSAAGASDILGRVASGWFSDLGHFRLIHLLSVWTTLAGVFIMLLPVSSLSSSYFALMAISLLYGFCSGALTSLVFAVVPMIVGVERMMGALGLLQLIESSAGLLGTPLSGFLKDVTGNYIASFMAAGSFLVLGTLTMTTLPRYFSCTDPPSPQRRPLDDKDKGLHSELEQMNSFPSGTNRRGVE; this is encoded by the exons ATGACCAACCTCAAGCCCAAAGCGGAGAGCCAGAGCGATGAAGCCGAGGGCCCAGATGGAGGCTGGGGCTGGGTGCTGGTCTGTGCCCTGTTCATCAGCACGAGCCTTGTGTTCGGCCTGATGCGTAGCTTGGGGATCTTCTTTGTAGagtttgtccagtactttgatGAGAGCGCTCAGGCCATCTCCTGGATCTCGTCCACGGGCCTGGCAGCACAGCAGTTCTTCA gtcCACTGGGTGCAGGACTATGTAATGCATATGATGCCCGGTTGGTGGTGATGACAGGGGGCTGTCTCGCTGGACTCGGCCTCATACTTGCCTCACAGGCCACCTGTCTTGTTCACCTGTACCTCAGTATGGGAGTTATTTCAG GTTTGGGCTGGGGGCTGGTCTTCACTCCAATGGTAGCTACAGTCATGGCTAACTTCACTCGCCGGCGCACCCTGGCGTTGGGACTTGCGTTCTCCAGCATCGGCCTCTCCTCCTTTGCTTTCAACCCGCTCTTCCAGCTGCTGGTGGAGATGTATGCCTGGCGAGGGGCCCTTCTGATTCTGGGGGGCCTCAGCCTCAACATTGTGCCCTGCGGGGCTCTCATCCATCCACAGCGACGCTCTAAAGCCCCAGCAAAG GTGGATTCAGAGAGCAGGTCATCATGTGCTGCAGTGCTGCACCGAGTCTCCTCCTACCTGGAGCTGTCGCTGCTCTTCGAGAGGCCTTACATCACCTACACCTTGGCCGTCACTCTTCTTAACGTCGGCTACTTTGTGCCGTATTTCCACCTGGTGGCCCACAGTCGCCAAGCTGGCTTTTCAGAGTACCAAGCTGCTTTTGTCATGTCAGCTGCCGGTGCTTCAGACATTTTGGGCCGCGTAGCGTCAGGCTGGTTCTCAGACCTGGGTCACTTTCGGCTGATTCACTTACTGAGCGTGTGGACAACGCTGGCAGGAGTGTTCATCATGCTGCTACCTGTGAGCTCCTTGTCCAGTTCTTACTTTGCACTGATGGCGATCAGCCTTCTCTACGGCTTCTGCTCCGGGGCGTTGACCTCTCTGGTCTTCGCGGTGGTGCCCATGATTGTGGGTGTGGAGCGCATGATGGGGGCCCTCgggctgctgcagctcatcGAGAGCAGCGCGGGACTGCTGGGGACACCTCTGTCAG GGTTTCTCAAGGACGTCACAGGCAACTACATCGCTTCCTTCATGGCGGCGGGCAGTTTCCTTGTTCTCGGTACTTTGACCATGACCACTCTGCCTCGCTACTTCTCCTGCACGGATCCACCGTCTCCTCAAAGACGCCCCCTTGACGACAAAGATAAGGGTTTACATTCAGAGTTGGAGCAGATGAATAGTTTTCCTTCTGGCACGAATCGCAGAGGAGTTGAATGA